The following is a genomic window from Desulfuromonadales bacterium.
TTGTTTGCCGCGCATATCCTGGTCCTGGTCCGCCTCAGCCGCAAACCCGGCGGCGGTCGGGATTTTCTCTATTCCGGCTCTCGTCATGACGGCACAACGGCGCCATGATCCCCTTCCCTTCACTCCCCGAGCGATGTCCGCATGAATGAATACCGCAAGGAGACCCTCGCCAACGGCCTGCGCGTGGTGACCGTGGAAATGCCGCACCTGCACAGCGCCGAGATGGCCTGCTACGTCAAGGTCGGCGGTCGCAACGAGGAACTCGCCACGGCGGGGATTTCCCACTTTCTCGAGCACATGATCTTCCGCGGCACCGGCGACTTTCCGACCAGCCTCGAGCTGGAGCGGGCCTTCGAGGCGATCGGCGGCGCGGTCAACGCCGCCACCGATGCCGAAACCACCTGCTACCACTCGCGCCTGCATCCCGACCGGATCGCCGAAGCGGCGGCCCTCTTCGCTTCCATGCTGCGCCGGCCGCTGCTCGCCGACCTGGAGATCGAACGTCGGATCATCCTCGAGGAAGCACTGGAGGATCTCAACGAGCGCGGCGAGGAGGTCAACCCCGACAACCTGACGGCCCGGCTGCTCTGGCCCGGCCACCCGCTGAGCCTGCCGACCATCGGCAGCCGGGATTCAATCCGCGGCATCGGCCCGGAGGACCTGCGCCGCTACCACGCCGCCTACTACACCCCCGGGAACGCGGTGCTGGTCGTTGCCGGCCCGGTGGGCCACGAGGCGGTCACGGCGGCCGCCGCCGAGCATTTCGGTGACTGGCAGGGGGCGGCCGTCCCGCCGACCCAACTGCATCCCGGCAGTGACGGGCAAGGCTCGCCCGAGGCGATCTGGGTGCACGACTCCGACTCCCAGGTCTCCGTCCAGTTCGCCTTTCGCCTCCCCGGCCGGCAGAGCCCGCACGCCGTCTCGTTGCGCGTGCTGCGCCGGATTCTCTCCGGCGGCGGCACCTCGCGCCTGATGCTGCGGCTGCGCGAGACACTCGGCCTGACCTACAGCATCGAGGCCAACCTCTCCCTGTTCGAGGAGTGCGGCTGCTTCTCCATCGACTTCTCCGTCGCGCCGGAAAACCTGGCAGCGGCGGCAGGCGAGGTCCTGGCGGTCCTGACCGAAATCTGCTGCGAGCCGGTGGGGGAGGCGGAACTGGCCCGCGTGGTGCGCAGCTACCTCTACGACCTCGACTTCAGCCGGGACCATGCGGACGACATGACCGTGCGCTACGGCTGGGGGGAACTGGTCGGCTACCTGCGGACACTGGATGCGGACCGGCGGGAGATTGCCGGCGCCGACGCCGAAACGCTGCTGGCGACGGCACGCGAGCTGTTCGTCCCCGGCGCCCTCAAGGTCGCCTTTGCCGGAC
Proteins encoded in this region:
- a CDS encoding pitrilysin family protein, with protein sequence MNEYRKETLANGLRVVTVEMPHLHSAEMACYVKVGGRNEELATAGISHFLEHMIFRGTGDFPTSLELERAFEAIGGAVNAATDAETTCYHSRLHPDRIAEAAALFASMLRRPLLADLEIERRIILEEALEDLNERGEEVNPDNLTARLLWPGHPLSLPTIGSRDSIRGIGPEDLRRYHAAYYTPGNAVLVVAGPVGHEAVTAAAAEHFGDWQGAAVPPTQLHPGSDGQGSPEAIWVHDSDSQVSVQFAFRLPGRQSPHAVSLRVLRRILSGGGTSRLMLRLRETLGLTYSIEANLSLFEECGCFSIDFSVAPENLAAAAGEVLAVLTEICCEPVGEAELARVVRSYLYDLDFSRDHADDMTVRYGWGELVGYLRTLDADRREIAGADAETLLATARELFVPGALKVAFAGPFGAKDRKMVEKLLTGYRKGV